A part of Aegilops tauschii subsp. strangulata cultivar AL8/78 chromosome 2, Aet v6.0, whole genome shotgun sequence genomic DNA contains:
- the LOC109781250 gene encoding aspartyl protease family protein 2-like — protein MQPETLVMSSVYSFTLCFFVAVLNPVSLALGAARSSGAAGFSLPLVPHYRTAAGVLEELLPEGDAEGGVNITSIRPKMIPYSGPLYSVRVGVGSGATQHFYKLALDLARPLTWMQCQPCVPEKRQDGSVFNTAVSPHYHYVASTDPRCTAPYGRAGHGRCIFDVEFQYGGSSAHGILGRDDFVFDGSGPGSPISSVGGLVFGCAHSTHGFDNRDVWAGVMSLNRHPTSFIRQLSDRGLAGSRFSYCLVGKQHEHLHRRGFLRFGADIPDQSHARSTALLHWDLAKGRGMYYVNLVGVSLGGRRLTAITPATFKFDPHSLRGGCTLDVGTAYTLMAPPAYHVLAAEVVKHMQRHGVHHAILPPAQKLCFHGTWDSIRVHFPSVTLHFYPESASLFIKPELLFVETMHQHTHYACFAIAAYAERTVIGAGQMLDTRFTFDLQHNRLFFAPEDCHLDTSTVN, from the coding sequence ATGCAACCAGAGACATTAGTCATGTCCAGTGTATACTCTTTCACGTTGTGCTTCTTCGTTGCCGTGCTAAATCCGGTGAGCCTTGCCCTCGGCGCCGCCAGAAGCAGCGGTGCGGCCGGATTCAGCCTGCCCCTCGTGCCCCACTACCGCACTGCAGCCGGCGTACTCGAGGAGCTCCTGCCGGAAGGTGATGCCGAGGGCGGCGTGAACATCACGTCCATACGCCCCAAGATGATCCCATATTCGGGGCCCCTCTACAGCGTCCGTGTCGGCGTCGGCAGCGGCGCAACCCAGCACTTCTACAAGCTGGCGCTGGACCTCGCTCGCCCACTAACGTGGATGCAGTGCCAGCCCTGCGTACCGGAGAAGAGGCAGGACGGCTCCGTCTTCAACACCGCCGTCTCCCCTCATTACCACTACGTTGCGTCCACAGACCCTCGCTGCACGGCTCCGTACGGGCGCGCCGGCCACGGCCGGTGCATCTTCGACGTGGAGTTCCAGTACGGTGGCTCAAGCGCGCATGGCATCCTTGGCCGCGACGACTTCGTCTTTGACGGAAGCGGCCCCGGCAGCCCCATCAGTAGCGTCGGCGGCCTTGTCTTCGGCTGCGCACACAGCACGCACGGGTTCGATAACCGCGACGTCTGGGCCGGCGTCATGAGCCTCAACAGGCACCCGACCTCCTTCATCCGGCAGCTCTCGGACCGCGGCCTCGCCGGCTCGCGCTTCTCCTATTGCCTCGTCGGCAAGCAGCACGAGCACCTCCACCGGCGTGGCTTCCTCAGGTTCGGGGCAGACATCCCGGACCAGTCGCACGCACGGAGCACGGCGCTGCTGCACTGGGACCTCGCCAAGGGAAGAGGCATGTACTACGTCAACCTCGTTGGCGTCAGCCTGGGTGGGCGAAGGCTCACGGCGATCACGCCGGCGACGTTCAAGTTCGACCCGCACAGCCTCCGCGGTGGGTGCACCCTCGACGTCGGGACAGCGTACACCTTGATGGCCCCGCCCGCATACCATGTCCTGGCGGCCGAGGTCGTGAAGCACATGCAGCGCCATGGGGTGCACCACGCGATATTGCCCCCAGCGCAGAAGCTCTGCTTCCATGGGACGTGGGACAGTATCCGCGTGCACTTCCCGAGCGTGACGCTCCACTTCTACCCGGAATCGGCATCGCTCTTTATCAAGCCGGAGCTGCTGTTTGTGGAGACGATGCATCAGCATACCCACTACGCGTGTTTCGCCATCGCGGCATACGCAGAGAGGACGGTGATAGGCGCGGGGCAGATGTTGGACACGCGCTTCACGTTTGACCTCCAACACAACCGCCTCTTCTTTGCTCCGGAGGATTGCCACCTAGACACTAGCACAGTTAACTAG
- the LOC109781242 gene encoding protein ASPARTIC PROTEASE IN GUARD CELL 1-like, whose amino-acid sequence MSSVYACTLSFFLAVLNPVILALGAAGSSGEAGFSLPLVPHYRTAAGVLDELLLEGDAEGGMNITSIRPKMIPYSGAIYSVRVGIGSGETQHFYKLALDLVHPLTWMRCQPCIPEKKQDGSVFNTAVSPHYHFIASTDPRCTAPHKRAGQGQGRCTFEIKFQYERSRAHGLLSTDDFVFDGSGPGSPISGVGGLVFGCAHTTHNFINHDIWAGVMSLNRHPTSFIRQLSDRGLAASCFSYCLVGREHDNQRGFLRFGADIPDQSHTRSTKLLHGELAQGGGMYYVRLDGISLGGRRLTAITPAMFERNPHSLHGGCILDIGTADTLLTPDAYRVLVAEVVAHMHCRGVHRATVPGVQKLKLCFHGTWQSIRAHLPSMTLHFNPESAVLYIKPELLFVAVTHEHTKNTVSRKVSASRFTHLCESDFLISWMATCIILVDYRVESRGGRRPSMKIC is encoded by the coding sequence ATGTCCAGTGTATACGCTTGCACGTTGTCCTTCTTCCTTGCCGTGCTAAATCCGGTGATCCTCGCCCTTGGTGCCGCCGGAAGCAGCGGTGAGGCCGGATTCAGCCTGCCCCTCGTGCCCCATTACCGCACTGCAGCAGGCGTACTTGACGAGCTCCTGCTGGAAGGTGATGCCGAGGGCGGCATGAACATCACGTCCATACGCCCCAAGATGATCCCATATTCGGGGGCCATATACAGTGTCCGTGTCGGCATTGGCAGCGGCGAAACCCAGCACTTCTACAAGCTCGCGCTCGATCTCGTCCACCCCCTAACGTGGATGAGGTGCCAACCATGCATACCGGAGAAGAAGCAGGATGGCTCCGTCTTCAACACTGCCGTCTCCCCTCATTACCACTTCATTGCGTCCACAGATCCTCGTTGCACGGCTCCGCACAAGCGCGCCGGCCAGGGGCAGGGCCGGTGCACCTTCGAAATCAAGTTCCAGTACGAGCGCTCAAGAGCGCacggcctccttagcaccgacGACTTTGTCTTCGACGGCAGCGGCCCCGGCAGCCCCATCAGCGGTGTGGGCGGCCTTGTCTTCGGCTGCGCGCACACCACGCACAACTTCATTAACCACGACATCTGGGCCGGCGTCATGAGCCTCAACAGGCACCCGACCTCCTTCATCCGGCAGCTCTCGGACCGCGGCCTCGCCGCCTCGTGCTTCTCGTATTGCCTCGTTGGCAGGGAGCACGACAACCAGCGTGGCTTCCTCCGGTTCGGCGCCGACATCCCGGACCAGTCGCACACACGGAGCACAAAGCTGCTGCACGGAGAACTCGCCCAAGGAGGAGGCATGTACTACGTCCGCCTCGACGGCATCAGCCTGGGCGGGCGAAGGCTCACGGCGATCACGCCGGCGATGTTCGAACGCAACCCGCACAGCCTCCACGGCGGGTGCATCCTCGACATTGGGACGGCGGACACCTTGTTGACTCCAGACGCGTACCGTGTCCTGGTGGCCGAGGTCGTGGCGCACATGCACTGCCGCGGGGTGCACCGCGCGACTGTGCCGGGGGTGCAGAAGCTGAAACTCTGCTTCCACGGGACGTGGCAGAGTATCCGCGCGCACTTACCGAGCATGACGCTCCACTTCAACCCGGAATCAGCCGTGCTCTATATCAAGCCGGAGCTGCTGTTCGTGGCGGTGACGCACGAACATACCAAAAACACTGTATCTCGAAAAGTTTCTGCTTCCAGGTTTACCCATTTGTGTGAAAGTGACTTCTTGATCAGTTGGATGGCGACGTGCATTATTTTGGTAGATTACCGTGTAGAATCGCGCGGTGGCCGTAGGCCTTCGATGAAAATTTGTTAA
- the LOC109781258 gene encoding uncharacterized protein: protein MSLVAACAAGARASLLSSSAISSSRPCPALARHSRAYRPLVSPAASRGGRPSTRLRVRAARLESTGVSVGFRAPQFELPEPLTGKIWTLDDFEGSPALLVMFICNHCPFVKHLKKDIAKLTSFYMEKGLASVAISSNSIVTHPQDGPEYMAEEAKLFKYPFPYLYDESQEVAKGFRAVCTPEFYLFKKDGRRPFELFYHGQFDDSRPSNNVPVTGRDLSRAIDCALSGQELPFDQKPSVGCSIKWHK, encoded by the exons ATGTCCCTGGTCGCCGCGTGCGCCGCCGGAGCGCGCGCCTCCCTGCTTTCCTCCTCTGCAATTTCCTCTTCCCGCCCATGCCCGGCTCTCGCCCGCCACAGCCGCGCGTATAGGCCCCTTGtctcgccggcggcgagcaggGGAGGCCGCCCCAGTACGCGTCTCCGGGTGCGCGCAGCCAGGCTGGAGTCCACCGGCGTCTCCGTGGGCTTCCGCGCTCCCCAATTCGAG CTCCCGGAGCCCCTAACGGGGAAAATCTGGACACTGGATGACTTCGAGGGTAGCCCTGCTTTGCTG GTTATGTTCATATGCAATCACTGTCCATTTGTAAAACATCTGAAAAAAGATATTGCAAAGCTCACTTCATTCTATATGGAG AAAGGACTTGCTTCTGTCGCCATATCCTCAAATTCAATTGTGACACATCCCCAG GATGGCCCCGAGTACATGGCGGAGGAGGCAAAATTGTTTAAATACCCTTTTCCTTATTTGTATGATGAG TCTCAAGAAGTTGCTAAGGGTTTTCGAGCAGTCTGCACACCAGAGTTCTACTTGTTCAAAAAG GATGGGCGAAGGCCATTTGAACTTTTTTACCATGGGCAATTTGATGATTCAAGACCCAGTAACAATGTGCCAGTCACCGGAAG AGATTTAAGCCGTGCAATCGACTGTGCACTTAGTGGCCAAGAATTGCCTTTCGACCAAAAACCAAG TGTCGGGTGCAGCATCAAGTGGCACAAGTGA